GAACAAGGAGAGATTGACGTTCTGGTCCATTTTCCCATTCGTTGCGGCTGAACACTACTGGAACTATAACAATCCCATGCTCAAAACCAGCTTCCCATGCACAATCGCTGACATCGCTCCTGGCCTTTTCATCTAGTGGGTCATCTAAAATCACAACTACGTCCATATCAGAGTATGGATCGGCGTCTCCGCGGGCCCTTGAACCGAAAAGGATCAATTTGTACAGACGGATTCGTTCAAGCAACAACGCTTTAAATCGGCCAAGAACCTCTTTTTCAATTGCATTCATAACGTTTGCCCCACCTGCAATGTTTCTCGAGGAGATCCTCGTAATTGCCTAGAAACTCATGAGGGAAACACATTCAGACATTTCCCCATATTGGAA
The nucleotide sequence above comes from Deltaproteobacteria bacterium. Encoded proteins:
- a CDS encoding nucleotidyltransferase domain-containing protein; translated protein: MNAIEKEVLGRFKALLLERIRLYKLILFGSRARGDADPYSDMDVVVILDDPLDEKARSDVSDCAWEAGFEHGIVIVPVVFSRNEWENGPERQSLLVQAVEAEGVPI